The nucleotide window AGTGAACAGGTCAAACCACCGATCGTTGGCAAACTACCGACGATCTTTCCAAAGTGTGACGTACATatttgcacaccatactggtgacAAGAGGTCTTTAAAGAACACTAGATTTTACAAACTGCCACAAGGGTGcagtcgaccgcttattgtcatcaatgCCCCACAGGCTGTGGCATCGCCTTAATTATTACGACAAAATTCCACTCATACCGCGCTCATGGTTATACGCTAATGCCACATTTGACATCCCGTACACTTTATTTGAGATATATGCTTACAAAAGGAACCTTAAACTATACTTACATGAAATGGTGGTTttgtcttcaaatattttttcttacacTCTACACACAGTAGTATTTGTATAGGCATAACATTATTATTGATTTTCACCTTTATCTTAGttccattaaaacaaattttattaaagTTTTAGCAGGGAGAGAACAAGCACCCCGGGGGTTTCATTTCCCCCTTTCCAACGGTCATCTGACGTAAACATCTTGTAAAtttctggtgaaataaaaaaatcaagtcAATAAAAATCATGAGAATTGGCCAAAAATTCCCTGTAAGATTATGGGCGAAATGCCAGTCGTCATCATAAAAATGCTGCCGACTTTCCCTGAAGTAGAGTTTCATGATAAGGCGTACTGAGAATGTGTATATAGAGGCCTTGCTCCACTATGGACCTCTCGGAATATCAGACATGTTCTAGGCCAGTTAAAGAACTGGGTATTTCCATGTATACCACATGTATTTACTAGAAAGGCATTTGACGGGCAAACATTACAATCTAGTAACAGAACAAAGTAATTCCTTGCATACTTCACTGCATACATATTACTGAGAAGTACCGTAGAAGTTATTCTATTCTATAGCCAAATACTATGAATGCCAATGATGGTTTCTTTTCCTCACTTTTGAAAGTATGTATCATAGAAAATGCTATGGCATTATAGTGATGGAAATATaccataattttcttcattgaaAAAACACACCGTGAGATGTTTATAAACGGTTGCAAACGATAGTGTACAATATATGGATAACCCATCCAAACCATTACGTCTAACTCTTAAACATAGCTATTTCAAATACAGACAGATGTTCAAAAAAGTATTTGGTCATTCATGACTGCTTAACCTTGTGCCCTTTCTTGACAATGTTAATAAATGTCTTAAAgatcatgtatgtataattcaGTTATCCATAAAAAGGTAACAGTAAAAATTTCACCTAAATAGAAAACATGGTTGATATAAAACAGAATTCGTTGCCATTGAACCCGACAACCAATAGCTACCATAGATTATTTCTTTGGGCGTTTCGCTGTAATGATCTTAACAACCAATTATAAGAAAAAGTTTCACAGCCGTGTATTGGAATCCTATAAAACACCTGTAATGAGCTAAGTTCATTTTTCATCCTTGATTGTAAtccagaaaaaaatcaattctcCCATGATTATTTGAAAGGTAATTGTCGATGACTTTGAGAAACTAGGATGGAACCCAAGAAGAATAGGTTCTTCATAAGTACCTCACAGAAAGCCAccaaattttctttgaaaatgacGTCGCCTATACGCTTTAACGTCATGCACTCTGAGAAAGTAATACATAATGGTCAACCATGATTTTTCGTCCAATGTTATTGTTTTACAACCGTTTTGCGTGTAGTGACACTGATTTGTGGACAGATGTGTCCGTAACGATCTGCTGGCCATTAACCAGAAGCTCTGTATACGGTTTCTCGCTAATCTTATCGAAATTTAATCGTTCCATCATAATCCGAGTGTAAGCACTAGTGGCCTCCACGACGTAACAAGGAATTCCCTGCGAACGGATTTTCTCAAGCGTTGACCTTATCAAACCCATAGCGATGCCTTTACGTCTATGGCTCTTGGACACGCACAATACCCTGTTGGCCACTAGAATTGAAGTATCGTAGAGCTGGTAGAAGTCCACGTCATCATACACTGGATCGTACACTTTGTCCATCGTGGCCAGTTTGCTGGTGTCCTTGTCATCAGTGTCAAAGCTGAATTCATTGGGATTATCTGGCGTGGAGACAAGGTTCAAAATGACGCCAACAATTTTCGCCTGAGAAGAATCTACCGCTACAACAGAGAGCTTTGAGTCTACAAAGACCCCCATCATGGTGTCGTAGTAAGCTTTAGTCTCCCGAGGCGTTTCAAAACCTAGGCTTTTTGCGATGATCTCTTCCTTGAAAAAGTCTTCATCCATCAGCCGGATTACCTCGTCCACGTCTGCTTCCGTTATTACCCGGTACAAGATGTCGTCTGACATCGCAGATTTAGCTTCGATAACCCTCTGAAACAAGCTGAAAATGAATTTATACGGAATACATCCATTTTTTCCATTAGAAATCATGCAATTCCAAGATTATAATGTTAGCTCAACAATCGAACACACTGCGTGTCTGAGCattacaatttaattttttcgaAATTTTACAAGGGGTCCTTAAATTATGGTCGTTTAATTCACGGCGGGACAAAGAGAGGGAGAGGGACTGATCCTTATGATGCCATTCTTACACATCATCATCCCTACTACCATCGTTCACACAGCAGTCTCGGATAAGGAGTTCCCGTGCAGAGTGACGTCATTATTTCAGTAGTTCCAAATTCAAACAACACGACCCTGTGTGTGATTGGTCAGatcagaaaaaagaaatggacACTCTATTTTTACCACAATggttaatttctttcattctaTACGGCGTCCTAAAAATTTCTAAATAGCACAACACTGCCCAAGTCCAGAGTTACCTCGATTTGACACATAATACTCAGTAGTCACAGTTTACATTCCTTAGACACGTCACAATCTCCTTGGAGACACACCAGAAACGTGTCAACCTTTAATCTTGACGTGGATGGAATTTCAACAAATCCAACCTCCGTTTGACACGGTCTACATAACCTCACCTAGCTAAACATAAGTAGGCCCTATATAATACTTTTGTATAGTGGTTTATGCATTACTTTCTAACTTAATAATGACACAAGGATGTGGCTGGCATAAACCGTATATCTTCCGTCACACGCCCCCTGACATGTATGCCTCATGCTTCGTAGAATGCTGGGTCTTCCCTATAATTCCAGACCAATATATAGGCCCAGACTTGTTTACTGTTACAGGCTTATCATCGGTTCGTCCGAGAGCAGGGATAGCGTACAAGGCTTTCCAGTTCACTAATTTGTTTTTATCCGAATACTGCAAAATCAACCTCCGATGTCAATATGTGTATACACCTTGGATGGACAATATATTTCTCAAACTCAGATTATATTTTCCGTAATTTAATTCAGAAAATGTCACATGTGTATGGTTTAGATGAAATAAAAGGCAGGTATACAGAATCTGTGTTTATGCCAGCTTTCTGTGGGTATGTTATTCAGATGTATGGTATCCAGATGTACGATATTCAGATGTATAATGTTCAGATACAAGATGTACAATGTCCGGATGTATTATATTGAGATGTGTAATATTCAGATTATGGTATCCAGATGTATGATATCCACACGTACCATATTCAGTTCTATATGCTATTCAGATGTATGTTATCGAGATTCGTATGATATTCATATCTGTGTATAATATCCAGATGCATGTTCTTCATAAAGCTATAAAGCTAACAAAAAGTCGAAGAGGCAAACCAGCCATGCCAAGCCCGCGAACAAGTCAGCATCTTTATATGGGCCAAACTTCTTCTGTCCGCAAGACTTTTCTCTGAACCCGTTGCAAGGTGACATCGGTTTGACATAGTGAAATTGCTGTTATAGTGAAACATCTTGTTCTAGGTCGCCCTTTGGACAGTTTTACGCTTCTGTTACCTGAGCCACTGTTAATCAATCAACACAAGTACCTACCTGGTTTGTGCTTGGAGCCCATATGGGGTTAGCATATGTTTTTTCAGTCGCAAAGGACACTGctaatttttttccaaacataCCAAAGTCCTATATAACAGCAGATCATGCATTTACTTAAATGTTAAGTAAAAACtaaacattaattatttatcagaACTGTACGACTATACCTCGAATTTTGTGTTTAATAGCGACTATTCTGTGAATAGTGaactctaaaaaaaataaaaatgagacaTTTTCATATATGATTAATAGTACTCTGAAGATCGTATACATCGTATTTTCTTCATAAACAACATACAAGCACGTAATATAAGGGAAAGTGGCACGTTTCACATTGTTTACTTGCATCTGAtacaatacaacacacatataccGATGTCCTCCacatacaaaactgaaaatatatatacaaaaattgtatatataataaatgaatgaggaAATGAACGAAAAAAACTGAATAACAGTTTTACAGTGCTTATACCATATACATTTGTTTCCAAATTACTATTATAGTATTGATCCATTGTCTTCATAAGGCTTGTTTCCTGGAAATATTTAATTATGCATGACTGTCTATTGTATCTTTCGTAATGTATGCACAGACAAAAAGCTATGAGCATATGTGTAGAAGGTTCACTCCGCGTTCTTATCATGGTGAATGTTCCCGTTAACTTAACCCAGCAGCATAATTGAGGTCACTGCCCAATTAACACAGGGCACCGTAGATAGGACTTAAAATTAGGGTAAGGGGCAAAATGTAGACGTAAGTTATTCTAAGTCACAGGTGATTAGCACCTCTGGTGTTATAACGAAAGCCAGCTGTAGCTTTCTATATCGTCTGGTTGATTCTATGCAACTCATTTTACttcgaaaagaaaaaaaaaaaaaaacttcggTACACTTTAAATATGGTAAATATGAAATCCTTCGTATACAGTTTATTCCGTTCAGGTAAAAAATCTATGtgtttagatatacatgtagttcggATCGAGTTGTAGGAGTTTTTGACGACTATTGGTAACTTCTTGTCCTTGGAATTTTCGCCATATTTCATTAACCGTCAACACTGTTAAGCAATACTAGAAACGCAGCATTGAAAGTGCGGGTGAGTGAAATCACTTGCAACCTTCAGATTTAAGGCGGAGAAAAATGAAGACGAAGCGCCCAATCAGTAAACTTTCCACGCAGCCTTAAATGGATTATAAAAAGGCCTATGTACTTCAAGAACGAATGAAATatgcacaaatattttcaaaagctTTAAGCTAATGGTTAATCATATATGCGTAGCTTACTATAAAAAGTTCAGGTTAAGAGTATGGTAAACACAAAATGTCACTCGTGTGCTTTTTCTCAAGAAAACTTGTCACACTGGTTTAGGAGAATCATGCAGGTCCTAAAACTGCCATATATCATTCACTGGTGGAAAACTCTATACCGGCTGAAATTCTACATCACTGGCTATTTTTCCCGACTCCGAAATCAGACTACATGACACAGAACAGGGTTCCCGCGATTATTCGTACCAGTACACAAACAGAAGTTTCTTATTACTGCCTTGCAGACAGTCTATATATAGGCGGCCATTTACGACCCTTTCTCCCCTCACCTAGATTCCTATTTCACGCTTCACCACCAGGAAGCAACCACTTACTGCGAACTGTATACCTTGTCGAAACCATCCGGGCCAATACAGAGCATTAACAACTTACATAACACTGCTACATATAACAAGaagaacatgtacattcatattatGTAGACCCTGATAAGTTCGTCTGCACCGACCGTTACAAGGGCGTTGGGTTCGGTGTGTTAACAACTGACAGCTAGTGTATTATCATAAACAGCATTTCCGTGCAACCCGATACACAACTTACCTTCACCGCTGTGTTTTGTACTTGCCCTGACATTTCTCAATGTACACATCAACATGTGTTAAATACGCAGCTAGGCACAGTAAATGCACTTTGTCTTGCATACGACCTAAAATATCCCCCCCAAAAAGATGCATAGAAGCAAATATATCTCATGAAATGTTAATTTGGTGGTGATATCATCCTATCTGGTCTGGTTTGGTGGTGAtatcaaaaatccaaaaatcaCCATTTTAAGATCAGTacagaattctcagaatcaggcaaaatttgCAAATTAGTTATGGGCGAAATTTTAAGTCCTTTACAGTATACGCTTCCAGCATATTTTCACTGACTGCTGTTGAGAAAGATGACCTTAAAAGCATTGAGAATCAAGTTTTAAAGATTTGGCCGCACATATATTCATCCGGAAGAAAGTCAGGAAGTTACATTCGTATTCCAGTGTATCTCTGGGCCCAgctgttcgaaagtgtattaactaatactggtattaagtcatattttatatttaacattttagccAAACCTAACGGGTAaagcagttctccaaagtccaagtataacagcagcagttttagttcatatttatcataatgttgcaaaaaaaaattccggcttagtacaaaattgaagacttggcttgaagttaaacctggtattaagtcttaaaccggttttgaacaactggcccctgATGTCTCACATTCTGTCTGTGAGAATGGGCCGGTTTTATGTCTGTCGCTTTAACGTACGTTCAGAATTACTCTGAGGCAACAGGCAGCGCGCACTACTAATCCCAAGCAAAAACAATAAAGTGAACTTCTTAGTGATTCGAAAACATCATTTACACATACCTTGTACATATGGGccaggttgttcaaaactgtttcaagacttaataccaggTTTAATTTGAAGCGCAGTTTTCAATATAGTACTTGGCCCAAAAATAATTacgtaacagtatattaaatataaactaagTCTGCtgctgctgaatttggctaaaattaaaacacaataccagtattaactaatacactttcaaacaactggacCATAGATACATTTCATGCTAGCGTGCATGAAGCGTTGTCCGAGAGTTCTGCCTAGAACTACGGCATGTTGACTCGCCACTTTACAGCATGGCGTGGTGTCTTCAGGCAGAGTGCATTGTATTTAAGAGTGAAGTCAGGTTTTACACAGAGATGTTTGAGAGAAATACTGCTCAAAATGAATTCACAAGACGAAAGTATAAAATAGAGCCCGCTAAAGTAAGCACTCATTTCTAAAATTAAGGCGCAAGAGATCGGCAAGTTGGCACAAAGCAATGCCTATAATATAGTTCAGGTTGGCTCTAATACACAATCCGGCCATCAacgtgaattttcttcaaaacgaGATCAAATGATCAGAttataacatgcaaatcttgcTCTACAGCGCAATGTCACCTTACATAAATTCCACACCCAATTTCTTAAAGCACTTTTGACAACAAGACAAGCCATGAGGCTGAACGTTCGTATGGATCTATACTTATAGTTTtacgtacttaacaatttttgagtccTATAACAACGATAGGAGTCATTAC belongs to Liolophura sinensis isolate JHLJ2023 chromosome 9, CUHK_Ljap_v2, whole genome shotgun sequence and includes:
- the LOC135475876 gene encoding uncharacterized protein LOC135475876, whose amino-acid sequence is MSDDILYRVITEADVDEVIRLMDEDFFKEEIIAKSLGFETPRETKAYYDTMMGVFVDSKLSVVAVDSSQAKIVGVILNLVSTPDNPNEFSFDTDDKDTSKLATMDKVYDPVYDDVDFYQLYDTSILVANRVLCVSKSHRRKGIAMGLIRSTLEKIRSQGIPCYVVEATSAYTRIMMERLNFDKISEKPYTELLVNGQQIVTDTSVHKSVSLHAKRL